The DNA sequence GCTGCAGCAGTCGATGGACAACAACGCCGCGGTGTTCCGCACCGAAGAAACGCTCAAGCAGGCGTTGCAGGACATCCACCGCCTCAAGGAGCGGTACAGCCGAATCACGGTGCACGACAAGGGCAAGCGCTACAACAGCGATCTACTCGAGGCCATCGAGCTGGGCTTCCTGCTCGAACTCGCCGAGGTGACCGTGGTCGGTGCGCTCAACCGCAAGGAATCCCGTGGCGGCCACGCCCGCGAGGACTACCCGAACCGCGACGACACCAACTACATGCGACACACCATGGCGTACAAGCAGGGTGCCGAGCTGCTGTCCGATATCCGGCTGGACTACAAGCCCGTCGTCCAGACCCGGTACGAGCCGATGGAACGGAAGTACTGAGATGACTGCGGTTATCGAGAAAGCCGAAGCCGGCGACCCGCCGCTGCCGCCGATCCCCGAGGGCGCGGTCATGGTGGAGCTCAAGATTCAGCGCTTCAACCCCGAGGATCCGGACGCCGCCGGGTGGCAGAGCTTCCGCGTGCCCTGCCTGCCGACGGACCGGCTGCTGAACCTGCTGCTGTACGTGAAGGGCTACCTGGACGGCACGCTGACCTTCCGCCGCTCCTGCGCGCACGGTGTGTGCGGCTCGGATGCCATGCGGATCAACGGTGTCAACCGGCTGGCCTGCAAGGTCCTGATGCGGGATCTGCTACCCAAGAAACCCAAGAAGATGCTCACCATCACCATCGAGCCGATCCGCGGTCTGCCCGTGGAAAAGGACCTCGTGGTCAACATGGAGCCCTTCTTCGATGCGTTCCGCGCCGTGAAGCCGTACATGATCACCAGCG is a window from the Mycobacteroides salmoniphilum genome containing:
- a CDS encoding succinate dehydrogenase iron-sulfur subunit, giving the protein MTAVIEKAEAGDPPLPPIPEGAVMVELKIQRFNPEDPDAAGWQSFRVPCLPTDRLLNLLLYVKGYLDGTLTFRRSCAHGVCGSDAMRINGVNRLACKVLMRDLLPKKPKKMLTITIEPIRGLPVEKDLVVNMEPFFDAFRAVKPYMITSGNQPTREYIQSQTDRARFDDTTKCILCACCTTSCPVFWSDGSYFGPAAIVNAHRFIFDSRDEAAAERLDILNDVDGVWRCRTTFNCTDACPRGIEVTKAIQEVKRALMFAR